In one Salvelinus sp. IW2-2015 linkage group LG26, ASM291031v2, whole genome shotgun sequence genomic region, the following are encoded:
- the LOC111952404 gene encoding serine/threonine-protein phosphatase 6 regulatory subunit 3-A isoform X5, protein MFWKFDLHTTSHIDTLLEKEDVTLTEVMDEEDVLQECKAQNHKLVDFLVRPQCMVDLVTYITQEPSDDVEEKIKYKYPNISCELLTSDVGQINDRLGEDESLLMKLYGFLQRESPLNPLLASFFSKVLSILIGRKPEQIVEFLRKREDFVDLMIKHIGTSAIMDLLLRMLTCIEPQQLRQDVLNWLNEEKVIQRLVDMVQPSQDEDRHSNASQSLCEIIRLSRDQMFQVQGCSEPDPLLATLEKQETVEQLLSNIFDKEKNDSAIVSVIQILLTLFETRRPAFEGHLEICPPGMSHPSFSVNQSILEAVRPRLKDFHQLLLEPPQKNIMKTTWGMLDPPVGNTRLSVVRLVASLLQTNTHIINMELINLNTLGVILDMYFKYIWNNFLHIQVEICTAMILAMPPAQSENXEINRDQDQEPVRESHLIKHLFQKCQFIQRILDAWSSNEKEQGEGGRRRGYMGHLTRIANSIVHNSDKGPNGAKIQQLISELTEDDKERWETFTSGQLADTNKRNTVDLVNTHHIHSSSDDEVDFKDSGFHQDSSLQQFGFNDEEFADQDDVVDIPFDRISDINFSLNTNESANIALFEACCKEKIQQFEDAGSDEEDIWDEKDVTFAPEAQRCPRSSGSTDSEESTDSEEEDVKRDPFEPNNASSDDRMEVDTGEGPVWTANFDDIPMDTGSSTSIGAPATTTATASPAVLPESAGWSSPNASPDTATGWADFSSNFSPVSPKDPLRNNSPVAMETCIGTGDPLGVNAPMQPEVSDEWPGDEAAQPASSPGRKAGGSDAEETVTTETVTNGSMKETVSLTVDAKTETAVFKSEDEKSTSEDTSAKYTVGESRTPEKGVSASVQLASNCLKPSSAKHSDTEKSKISSDAVNGPLEEGTAMDKAKTQQSVTSPEAAVNGPV, encoded by the exons ATGTTTTGGAAGTTTGATCTACACACAACGTCTCACATTGACACCCTCCTGGAGAAGGAGGATGTGACTCTGACTGAGGTGATGGACGAGGAGGATGTCCTGCAGGAGTGCAAGGCCCAGAACCACAAGCTGGTGGACTTCCTGGTGCGGCCTCAGTGCATGGTGGACCTGGTCACCTACATCACACAGGAGCCAAGTGATGATGTAGAGGAGAAGATCAAGTACAA GTACCCCAACATATCGTGTGAACTCCTTACCTCGGACGTTGGACAGATCAATGACAGACTGGGAGAAGATGAAAGTTTGCTGATGAAACTTTATGGATTTTTGCAAAGGGAATCTCCACTCAACCCTTTATTGGCCAGCTTCTTCAGCAAGGTCCTTAGCATCCTCATCGGTAGGAAACCAGAACAG ATTGTGGAGTTTCTGCGGAAGAGGGAAGACTTTGTGGACTTAATGATTAAACACATAGGGACCTCCGCCATCATGGACTTGCTGCTCAGAATGCTGACCTGCATTGAACCACAGCAGCTCAGACAAGATGTCTTAAAT TGGCTGAATGAGGAGAAGGTGATCCAGAGGCTTGTTGATATGGTCCAACCTTCTCAGGATGAGGAT AGGCACTCCAACGCGTCCCAGTCTCTGTGTGAAATAATCCGCCTCAGCAGAGATCAGATGTTCCAAGTGCAGGGCTGCTCTGAGCCCGACCCCTTACTGGCCACACTGGAAAA ACAAGAGACTGTGGAGCAGTTGCTATCCAACATCTTTGACAAAGAGAAAAATGACTCTGCCATAGTCAGTGTAATTCAGATTCTCCTGACACTCTTTGAGACACGAAGACCAGC GTTCGAAGGCCATTTGGAGATCTGTCCCCCTGGTATGAGCCACCCATCCTTCTCAGTCAATCAGAGCATTCTGGAGGCTGTCAGGCCCAGGCTCAAAGACTTCCATCAACTGCTGCTGGAACCCCCACAG AAGAATATCATGAAAACCACATGGGGCATGCTGGACCCCCCAGTGGGCAACACCCGGTTGAGTGTGGTCCGTCTTGTCGCCAGCCTCCTGCAGACCAACACTCATATCATCAACATGGAGCTGATCAACCTCAACACTCTAGGAGTCATACTT GACATGTACTTCAAATATATATGGAATAACTTCCTGCATATACAAGTTGAAATCTGCACTGCGATGATCCTAGCAATGCCCCCAGCCCAAAGTGAAAACYCCGAAATCAACAGAGATCAGGACCAAGAGCCTGTCAGAGAAAGCCACCTCATCAAACAC CTGTTTCAGAAGTGCCAGTTTATACAGAGAATTCTTGATGCATGGAGCTCCAATGAGAAGGAGCA GGGTGAGGGTGGACGTAGACGGGGCTACATGGGGCACTTGACCAGAATAGCCAACTCAATAGTGCACAACAGCGACAAGGGCCCCAATGGTGCGAAGATACAGCAGCTCATCTCAG AGCTCACAGAGGATGACAAAGAGAGATGGGAGACCTTCACTTCTGGTCAGCTAGCTGACACAAACAAGAGAAACACTGTAGACCTA GTGAACACACACCATATTCACTCATCCAGTGATGATGAGGTAGACTTCAAGGACAGCGGATTCCACCAGGATTCCTCTCTACAACAG TTTGGCTTCAATGACGAAGAGTTTGCCGATCAGGATGATGTCGTGGA TATTCCCTTTGATAGAATATCAGACATCAATTTTTCCTTGAATACAAATGAAAGT GCAAATATAGCTCTGTTTGAGGCCTGCTGTAAGGAGAAGATCCAGCAGTTTGAAGATGCAGGCTCTGATGAGGAGGACATCTGGGATGAGAAAGATGTCACTTTCGCACCAGAAGCTCAGAGATGTCCTCG GAGCTCTGGCAGTACAGATAGTGAGGAGAGCACAGActctgaggaggaggatgtgaaACGTGATCCCTTTGAGCCTAACAACGCCAGCTCTGATGACAGAATGGAGGTGGACACGGGTGAGG GGCCTGTGTGGACAGCTAACTTTGACGACATACCCATGGACACTGGGAGTTCTACGTCGATCGGAGCACCTGCCACCACCACTGCCACAGCCTCCCCTGCGGTCCTACCAGAATCTGCTGGCTGGAGCTCCCCCAATGCTTCCCCTGACACAGCCACGGGCTGGGCAGACTTCTCTAGCAACTTCTCACCAGTCAG CCCCAAAGATCCTTTGAGGAACAATTCCCCAGTAGCGATGGAGACCTGCATAGGGACAGGGGACCCATTGGGTGTCAACGCACCAATGCAGCCTGAAG TTTCTGACGAGTGGCCAGGGGACGaggcagcccagccagccagctccCCTGGAAGGAAAGCCGGAGGCTCGGACGCGGAGGAGACTGTCACCACTGAGACAGTCACCAATGGATCCATGAAGGAGACAGTTAGCCTTACTGTAGATGCCAAAACTGAAACTGCTGTTTTCAAGAG TGAGGATGAGAAGTCTACCTCAGAGGACACATCTGCGAAGTACACTGTGGGGGAGAGTAGAACACCAGAGAAGGGTGTGTCTGCATCAGTCCAGCTTGCCAGCAACTGTCTGAAACCAAG CAGTGCAAAACATTCAGATACAGAAAAATCTAAAATCTCCAGTGATGCTGTTAATGGTCCTCTAGAAGAAggaacagcaatggacaaagcCAA AACACAGCAGAGTGTGACCTCACCAGAGGCAGCTGTGAACGGCCCGGTGTGA
- the LOC111952404 gene encoding serine/threonine-protein phosphatase 6 regulatory subunit 3 isoform X3 — protein MFWKFDLHTTSHIDTLLEKEDVTLTEVMDEEDVLQECKAQNHKLVDFLVRPQCMVDLVTYITQEPSDDVEEKIKYKYPNISCELLTSDVGQINDRLGEDESLLMKLYGFLQRESPLNPLLASFFSKVLSILIGRKPEQIVEFLRKREDFVDLMIKHIGTSAIMDLLLRMLTCIEPQQLRQDVLNWLNEEKVIQRLVDMVQPSQDEDRHSNASQSLCEIIRLSRDQMFQVQGCSEPDPLLATLEKQETVEQLLSNIFDKEKNDSAIVSVIQILLTLFETRRPAFEGHLEICPPGMSHPSFSVNQSILEAVRPRLKDFHQLLLEPPQKNIMKTTWGMLDPPVGNTRLSVVRLVASLLQTNTHIINMELINLNTLGVILDMYFKYIWNNFLHIQVEICTAMILAMPPAQSENXEINRDQDQEPVRESHLIKHLFQKCQFIQRILDAWSSNEKEQGEGGRRRGYMGHLTRIANSIVHNSDKGPNGAKIQQLISELTEDDKERWETFTSGQLADTNKRNTVDLVNTHHIHSSSDDEVDFKDSGFHQDSSLQQMQQMTSNFIEQFGFNDEEFADQDDVVDIPFDRISDINFSLNTNESANIALFEACCKEKIQQFEDAGSDEEDIWDEKDVTFAPEAQRCPRSSGSTDSEESTDSEEEDVKRDPFEPNNASSDDRMEVDTGEGPVWTANFDDIPMDTGSSTSIGAPATTTATASPAVLPESAGWSSPNASPDTATGWADFSSNFSPVSPKDPLRNNSPVAMETCIGTGDPLGVNAPMQPEVSDEWPGDEAAQPASSPGRKAGGSDAEETVTTETVTNGSMKETVSLTVDAKTETAVFKRVLKSYREDEKSTSEDTSAKYTVGESRTPEKGVSASVQLASNCLKPSSAKHSDTEKSKISSDAVNGPLEEGTAMDKAKTQQSVTSPEAAVNGPV, from the exons ATGTTTTGGAAGTTTGATCTACACACAACGTCTCACATTGACACCCTCCTGGAGAAGGAGGATGTGACTCTGACTGAGGTGATGGACGAGGAGGATGTCCTGCAGGAGTGCAAGGCCCAGAACCACAAGCTGGTGGACTTCCTGGTGCGGCCTCAGTGCATGGTGGACCTGGTCACCTACATCACACAGGAGCCAAGTGATGATGTAGAGGAGAAGATCAAGTACAA GTACCCCAACATATCGTGTGAACTCCTTACCTCGGACGTTGGACAGATCAATGACAGACTGGGAGAAGATGAAAGTTTGCTGATGAAACTTTATGGATTTTTGCAAAGGGAATCTCCACTCAACCCTTTATTGGCCAGCTTCTTCAGCAAGGTCCTTAGCATCCTCATCGGTAGGAAACCAGAACAG ATTGTGGAGTTTCTGCGGAAGAGGGAAGACTTTGTGGACTTAATGATTAAACACATAGGGACCTCCGCCATCATGGACTTGCTGCTCAGAATGCTGACCTGCATTGAACCACAGCAGCTCAGACAAGATGTCTTAAAT TGGCTGAATGAGGAGAAGGTGATCCAGAGGCTTGTTGATATGGTCCAACCTTCTCAGGATGAGGAT AGGCACTCCAACGCGTCCCAGTCTCTGTGTGAAATAATCCGCCTCAGCAGAGATCAGATGTTCCAAGTGCAGGGCTGCTCTGAGCCCGACCCCTTACTGGCCACACTGGAAAA ACAAGAGACTGTGGAGCAGTTGCTATCCAACATCTTTGACAAAGAGAAAAATGACTCTGCCATAGTCAGTGTAATTCAGATTCTCCTGACACTCTTTGAGACACGAAGACCAGC GTTCGAAGGCCATTTGGAGATCTGTCCCCCTGGTATGAGCCACCCATCCTTCTCAGTCAATCAGAGCATTCTGGAGGCTGTCAGGCCCAGGCTCAAAGACTTCCATCAACTGCTGCTGGAACCCCCACAG AAGAATATCATGAAAACCACATGGGGCATGCTGGACCCCCCAGTGGGCAACACCCGGTTGAGTGTGGTCCGTCTTGTCGCCAGCCTCCTGCAGACCAACACTCATATCATCAACATGGAGCTGATCAACCTCAACACTCTAGGAGTCATACTT GACATGTACTTCAAATATATATGGAATAACTTCCTGCATATACAAGTTGAAATCTGCACTGCGATGATCCTAGCAATGCCCCCAGCCCAAAGTGAAAACYCCGAAATCAACAGAGATCAGGACCAAGAGCCTGTCAGAGAAAGCCACCTCATCAAACAC CTGTTTCAGAAGTGCCAGTTTATACAGAGAATTCTTGATGCATGGAGCTCCAATGAGAAGGAGCA GGGTGAGGGTGGACGTAGACGGGGCTACATGGGGCACTTGACCAGAATAGCCAACTCAATAGTGCACAACAGCGACAAGGGCCCCAATGGTGCGAAGATACAGCAGCTCATCTCAG AGCTCACAGAGGATGACAAAGAGAGATGGGAGACCTTCACTTCTGGTCAGCTAGCTGACACAAACAAGAGAAACACTGTAGACCTA GTGAACACACACCATATTCACTCATCCAGTGATGATGAGGTAGACTTCAAGGACAGCGGATTCCACCAGGATTCCTCTCTACAACAG ATGCAACAAATGACGTCCAATTTTATTGAGCAGTTTGGCTTCAATGACGAAGAGTTTGCCGATCAGGATGATGTCGTGGA TATTCCCTTTGATAGAATATCAGACATCAATTTTTCCTTGAATACAAATGAAAGT GCAAATATAGCTCTGTTTGAGGCCTGCTGTAAGGAGAAGATCCAGCAGTTTGAAGATGCAGGCTCTGATGAGGAGGACATCTGGGATGAGAAAGATGTCACTTTCGCACCAGAAGCTCAGAGATGTCCTCG GAGCTCTGGCAGTACAGATAGTGAGGAGAGCACAGActctgaggaggaggatgtgaaACGTGATCCCTTTGAGCCTAACAACGCCAGCTCTGATGACAGAATGGAGGTGGACACGGGTGAGG GGCCTGTGTGGACAGCTAACTTTGACGACATACCCATGGACACTGGGAGTTCTACGTCGATCGGAGCACCTGCCACCACCACTGCCACAGCCTCCCCTGCGGTCCTACCAGAATCTGCTGGCTGGAGCTCCCCCAATGCTTCCCCTGACACAGCCACGGGCTGGGCAGACTTCTCTAGCAACTTCTCACCAGTCAG CCCCAAAGATCCTTTGAGGAACAATTCCCCAGTAGCGATGGAGACCTGCATAGGGACAGGGGACCCATTGGGTGTCAACGCACCAATGCAGCCTGAAG TTTCTGACGAGTGGCCAGGGGACGaggcagcccagccagccagctccCCTGGAAGGAAAGCCGGAGGCTCGGACGCGGAGGAGACTGTCACCACTGAGACAGTCACCAATGGATCCATGAAGGAGACAGTTAGCCTTACTGTAGATGCCAAAACTGAAACTGCTGTTTTCAAGAG AGTGTTGAAATCTTATCG TGAGGATGAGAAGTCTACCTCAGAGGACACATCTGCGAAGTACACTGTGGGGGAGAGTAGAACACCAGAGAAGGGTGTGTCTGCATCAGTCCAGCTTGCCAGCAACTGTCTGAAACCAAG CAGTGCAAAACATTCAGATACAGAAAAATCTAAAATCTCCAGTGATGCTGTTAATGGTCCTCTAGAAGAAggaacagcaatggacaaagcCAA AACACAGCAGAGTGTGACCTCACCAGAGGCAGCTGTGAACGGCCCGGTGTGA
- the LOC111952404 gene encoding serine/threonine-protein phosphatase 6 regulatory subunit 3-A isoform X4, which yields MFWKFDLHTTSHIDTLLEKEDVTLTEVMDEEDVLQECKAQNHKLVDFLVRPQCMVDLVTYITQEPSDDVEEKIKYKYPNISCELLTSDVGQINDRLGEDESLLMKLYGFLQRESPLNPLLASFFSKVLSILIGRKPEQIVEFLRKREDFVDLMIKHIGTSAIMDLLLRMLTCIEPQQLRQDVLNWLNEEKVIQRLVDMVQPSQDEDRHSNASQSLCEIIRLSRDQMFQVQGCSEPDPLLATLEKQETVEQLLSNIFDKEKNDSAIVSVIQILLTLFETRRPAFEGHLEICPPGMSHPSFSVNQSILEAVRPRLKDFHQLLLEPPQKNIMKTTWGMLDPPVGNTRLSVVRLVASLLQTNTHIINMELINLNTLGVILDMYFKYIWNNFLHIQVEICTAMILAMPPAQSENXEINRDQDQEPVRESHLIKHLFQKCQFIQRILDAWSSNEKEQGEGGRRRGYMGHLTRIANSIVHNSDKGPNGAKIQQLISELTEDDKERWETFTSGQLADTNKRNTVDLVNTHHIHSSSDDEVDFKDSGFHQDSSLQQFGFNDEEFADQDDVVDIPFDRISDINFSLNTNESANIALFEACCKEKIQQFEDAGSDEEDIWDEKDVTFAPEAQRCPRSSGSTDSEESTDSEEEDVKRDPFEPNNASSDDRMEVDTGEGPVWTANFDDIPMDTGSSTSIGAPATTTATASPAVLPESAGWSSPNASPDTATGWADFSSNFSPVSPKDPLRNNSPVAMETCIGTGDPLGVNAPMQPEVSDEWPGDEAAQPASSPGRKAGGSDAEETVTTETVTNGSMKETVSLTVDAKTETAVFKRVLKSYREDEKSTSEDTSAKYTVGESRTPEKGVSASVQLASNCLKPSSAKHSDTEKSKISSDAVNGPLEEGTAMDKAKTQQSVTSPEAAVNGPV from the exons ATGTTTTGGAAGTTTGATCTACACACAACGTCTCACATTGACACCCTCCTGGAGAAGGAGGATGTGACTCTGACTGAGGTGATGGACGAGGAGGATGTCCTGCAGGAGTGCAAGGCCCAGAACCACAAGCTGGTGGACTTCCTGGTGCGGCCTCAGTGCATGGTGGACCTGGTCACCTACATCACACAGGAGCCAAGTGATGATGTAGAGGAGAAGATCAAGTACAA GTACCCCAACATATCGTGTGAACTCCTTACCTCGGACGTTGGACAGATCAATGACAGACTGGGAGAAGATGAAAGTTTGCTGATGAAACTTTATGGATTTTTGCAAAGGGAATCTCCACTCAACCCTTTATTGGCCAGCTTCTTCAGCAAGGTCCTTAGCATCCTCATCGGTAGGAAACCAGAACAG ATTGTGGAGTTTCTGCGGAAGAGGGAAGACTTTGTGGACTTAATGATTAAACACATAGGGACCTCCGCCATCATGGACTTGCTGCTCAGAATGCTGACCTGCATTGAACCACAGCAGCTCAGACAAGATGTCTTAAAT TGGCTGAATGAGGAGAAGGTGATCCAGAGGCTTGTTGATATGGTCCAACCTTCTCAGGATGAGGAT AGGCACTCCAACGCGTCCCAGTCTCTGTGTGAAATAATCCGCCTCAGCAGAGATCAGATGTTCCAAGTGCAGGGCTGCTCTGAGCCCGACCCCTTACTGGCCACACTGGAAAA ACAAGAGACTGTGGAGCAGTTGCTATCCAACATCTTTGACAAAGAGAAAAATGACTCTGCCATAGTCAGTGTAATTCAGATTCTCCTGACACTCTTTGAGACACGAAGACCAGC GTTCGAAGGCCATTTGGAGATCTGTCCCCCTGGTATGAGCCACCCATCCTTCTCAGTCAATCAGAGCATTCTGGAGGCTGTCAGGCCCAGGCTCAAAGACTTCCATCAACTGCTGCTGGAACCCCCACAG AAGAATATCATGAAAACCACATGGGGCATGCTGGACCCCCCAGTGGGCAACACCCGGTTGAGTGTGGTCCGTCTTGTCGCCAGCCTCCTGCAGACCAACACTCATATCATCAACATGGAGCTGATCAACCTCAACACTCTAGGAGTCATACTT GACATGTACTTCAAATATATATGGAATAACTTCCTGCATATACAAGTTGAAATCTGCACTGCGATGATCCTAGCAATGCCCCCAGCCCAAAGTGAAAACYCCGAAATCAACAGAGATCAGGACCAAGAGCCTGTCAGAGAAAGCCACCTCATCAAACAC CTGTTTCAGAAGTGCCAGTTTATACAGAGAATTCTTGATGCATGGAGCTCCAATGAGAAGGAGCA GGGTGAGGGTGGACGTAGACGGGGCTACATGGGGCACTTGACCAGAATAGCCAACTCAATAGTGCACAACAGCGACAAGGGCCCCAATGGTGCGAAGATACAGCAGCTCATCTCAG AGCTCACAGAGGATGACAAAGAGAGATGGGAGACCTTCACTTCTGGTCAGCTAGCTGACACAAACAAGAGAAACACTGTAGACCTA GTGAACACACACCATATTCACTCATCCAGTGATGATGAGGTAGACTTCAAGGACAGCGGATTCCACCAGGATTCCTCTCTACAACAG TTTGGCTTCAATGACGAAGAGTTTGCCGATCAGGATGATGTCGTGGA TATTCCCTTTGATAGAATATCAGACATCAATTTTTCCTTGAATACAAATGAAAGT GCAAATATAGCTCTGTTTGAGGCCTGCTGTAAGGAGAAGATCCAGCAGTTTGAAGATGCAGGCTCTGATGAGGAGGACATCTGGGATGAGAAAGATGTCACTTTCGCACCAGAAGCTCAGAGATGTCCTCG GAGCTCTGGCAGTACAGATAGTGAGGAGAGCACAGActctgaggaggaggatgtgaaACGTGATCCCTTTGAGCCTAACAACGCCAGCTCTGATGACAGAATGGAGGTGGACACGGGTGAGG GGCCTGTGTGGACAGCTAACTTTGACGACATACCCATGGACACTGGGAGTTCTACGTCGATCGGAGCACCTGCCACCACCACTGCCACAGCCTCCCCTGCGGTCCTACCAGAATCTGCTGGCTGGAGCTCCCCCAATGCTTCCCCTGACACAGCCACGGGCTGGGCAGACTTCTCTAGCAACTTCTCACCAGTCAG CCCCAAAGATCCTTTGAGGAACAATTCCCCAGTAGCGATGGAGACCTGCATAGGGACAGGGGACCCATTGGGTGTCAACGCACCAATGCAGCCTGAAG TTTCTGACGAGTGGCCAGGGGACGaggcagcccagccagccagctccCCTGGAAGGAAAGCCGGAGGCTCGGACGCGGAGGAGACTGTCACCACTGAGACAGTCACCAATGGATCCATGAAGGAGACAGTTAGCCTTACTGTAGATGCCAAAACTGAAACTGCTGTTTTCAAGAG AGTGTTGAAATCTTATCG TGAGGATGAGAAGTCTACCTCAGAGGACACATCTGCGAAGTACACTGTGGGGGAGAGTAGAACACCAGAGAAGGGTGTGTCTGCATCAGTCCAGCTTGCCAGCAACTGTCTGAAACCAAG CAGTGCAAAACATTCAGATACAGAAAAATCTAAAATCTCCAGTGATGCTGTTAATGGTCCTCTAGAAGAAggaacagcaatggacaaagcCAA AACACAGCAGAGTGTGACCTCACCAGAGGCAGCTGTGAACGGCCCGGTGTGA